A window of the Coprobacter fastidiosus genome harbors these coding sequences:
- a CDS encoding ArnT family glycosyltransferase, protein MKLDSKSTLGILLITISILTLIPFIGLTDFHTKGEPREAIVAVSMLDSGNWILPENNGGDMAYKPPMFHWAIAVTSFLAGEVTEFTSRFPSALSAIIIALFTFLFYAKRTNNNLAFLTSLLFLSAFEIHRAAMASRVDMVLALFIILALFQLYQWTEKNLKGIPLIATLFMGAATLTKGPVGIILPCAVTGAYLLLRNENFWKLFYKLLITALISCILPAIWYYLAYQQGGSEFINLVMEENFGRFLGKMSYESHEQPIIYYIYTTIAGFIPWSILVLFSLFALKYSSPNLSVKTWWNKLKSAVKNTDPIRLFTFLAFAVIFVFYCIPKSKRSVYLLPIYPFLAFFLAEYMLYLLKKHQKVWRAFGIFLSILTGLVLIIFIVLKSGWVLPYLTNSGNFPEDIIYYIDAFHSSWDFVSVGCVIILIIVLYQVYKNKRELSLNNRYLYSVVALFFWLQILLDATILPTILNAKSMRPFAQQVEELIPEGKIYSYVGAPMMRFFIINFYNDNRVVEFEKEQPEEGYLLVGEKDYPHIAGKYSDKYKFTDILKSPRKGNDVKDIIHIYQFEKIK, encoded by the coding sequence ATGAAACTTGACTCTAAATCGACACTCGGAATACTATTGATAACAATCAGTATTTTAACTCTTATCCCTTTTATCGGTCTGACAGATTTTCATACAAAAGGAGAACCCCGAGAAGCCATTGTTGCTGTTTCAATGTTAGATAGTGGAAATTGGATATTACCCGAAAATAATGGCGGAGATATGGCTTACAAACCACCCATGTTCCATTGGGCAATTGCCGTAACGTCATTTTTGGCAGGAGAAGTGACAGAATTTACCTCCAGATTTCCGTCAGCTTTATCAGCAATTATTATTGCATTGTTTACATTCTTATTTTATGCCAAAAGGACGAATAACAACCTTGCATTTTTGACTTCTTTGCTATTCTTGTCTGCATTTGAGATTCATCGGGCAGCTATGGCTTCTCGTGTTGATATGGTACTGGCCTTGTTTATCATATTAGCACTATTCCAACTATATCAATGGACAGAGAAAAATCTAAAAGGAATTCCTCTAATTGCAACGTTGTTTATGGGTGCTGCAACCTTGACCAAAGGGCCTGTAGGAATTATTCTTCCGTGTGCCGTTACCGGAGCATATTTGTTGCTACGAAACGAAAATTTCTGGAAGCTTTTCTATAAACTGTTGATTACAGCCTTAATATCATGCATATTACCTGCTATTTGGTATTATTTAGCTTATCAACAAGGTGGCAGTGAATTTATAAATTTGGTTATGGAAGAAAATTTCGGAAGATTTTTAGGCAAGATGTCATACGAATCCCATGAACAACCTATTATTTATTACATTTATACAACTATTGCAGGTTTTATTCCTTGGTCGATATTAGTACTATTCTCTCTTTTTGCTCTAAAATATTCTTCCCCCAATCTTTCTGTTAAGACATGGTGGAACAAATTAAAATCTGCCGTCAAAAACACAGACCCCATAAGGCTTTTTACATTTCTTGCTTTCGCGGTAATTTTCGTTTTCTATTGTATTCCTAAAAGTAAACGGTCTGTATATTTATTGCCGATTTATCCTTTCCTTGCATTCTTTCTCGCAGAATATATGCTTTACCTACTAAAAAAGCATCAAAAAGTTTGGAGAGCATTCGGCATATTCTTATCTATCTTGACGGGTCTGGTACTTATCATATTCATAGTTCTTAAATCCGGATGGGTATTACCGTATCTGACAAACTCGGGTAACTTTCCAGAAGATATAATCTACTACATTGACGCATTCCATTCCTCATGGGATTTCGTCAGTGTCGGATGTGTAATAATTTTAATAATAGTTCTTTATCAAGTATATAAGAACAAACGAGAATTATCTTTAAATAACCGCTATCTATATTCGGTAGTAGCACTATTCTTTTGGTTGCAAATCCTTTTAGATGCCACGATTTTACCGACAATACTTAATGCCAAATCAATGCGTCCTTTTGCACAACAAGTAGAAGAGCTTATTCCTGAAGGGAAAATATATTCCTATGTCGGAGCTCCGATGATGCGTTTCTTCATTATCAATTTCTACAATGACAACAGAGTTGTCGAATTTGAAAAAGAACAACCGGAAGAAGGATATTTGTTGGTGGGAGAAAAAGACTATCCTCATATTGCCGGTAAATATTCCGACAAATATAAATTTACCGATATATTAAAAAGTCCCCGTAAAGGGAATGATGTAAAAGACATTATTCATATATACCAATTTGAGAAAATAAAATAA
- a CDS encoding GtrA family protein encodes MERYKSNIFKDKTFIQLIKFAIVGCINTGLSLAIFYILYNWIDINEYISNLIAYIAGLINSFFWNKLWVFRKNGGNIIREAIYFFLIFVLCYGIQFVCFRTLVEYCKINANWAQIPAMIVYTISNYILNKFITFKTKQ; translated from the coding sequence ATGGAACGATACAAATCCAACATTTTTAAAGATAAGACATTTATCCAGTTAATAAAATTTGCAATTGTCGGATGCATAAATACAGGATTATCTCTGGCGATTTTTTACATATTGTATAATTGGATAGATATAAACGAGTATATATCTAATCTTATCGCTTATATAGCGGGACTTATCAACAGTTTTTTTTGGAACAAATTATGGGTGTTCCGAAAAAACGGAGGGAATATTATCCGTGAAGCAATCTATTTTTTTCTTATTTTCGTACTCTGTTACGGAATCCAGTTCGTATGCTTTCGAACATTAGTTGAATATTGCAAAATCAATGCAAATTGGGCTCAAATTCCGGCAATGATAGTTTATACAATATCCAATTATATATTGAATAAGTTTATTACATTTAAAACTAAACAATAA
- a CDS encoding trimeric intracellular cation channel family protein → MGNTFVSIIEIIGTLAFAISGIRLASAKQFDWFGAYVVGLVTAIGGGTLRDLLLNLPPFWMQNSIYLTVTGIALVAVIVFGKFLIRLQNTFFVFDSIGLALFVVVGIQKSLAVGYPFWVAIVMGTITGAFGGIIRDILINEEPLIFRKDIYALACIVGGIFYWGCYTLQLPDEITQSIAAASVILTRFAAVKYHWGLPVLHGNDDESN, encoded by the coding sequence ATGGGGAATACATTCGTTTCCATTATCGAAATCATTGGAACATTGGCTTTTGCAATAAGCGGCATACGTTTAGCTTCCGCAAAACAGTTTGATTGGTTCGGAGCCTATGTCGTAGGATTAGTGACAGCGATCGGAGGCGGAACTTTACGTGATTTATTATTAAACCTTCCCCCTTTCTGGATGCAGAACAGTATCTATCTGACAGTAACAGGTATTGCTCTTGTCGCCGTCATCGTTTTCGGAAAATTTTTAATCCGTCTGCAAAATACATTTTTCGTTTTCGACTCTATCGGGCTGGCACTGTTTGTCGTTGTTGGTATTCAAAAATCATTAGCTGTAGGATATCCGTTTTGGGTGGCAATAGTTATGGGTACTATAACCGGTGCTTTCGGTGGAATAATTCGTGATATACTCATCAACGAAGAACCTCTGATTTTTAGGAAAGACATTTATGCGTTAGCCTGCATTGTTGGCGGAATATTTTATTGGGGGTGCTATACCTTGCAACTGCCGGACGAAATAACCCAATCTATTGCCGCAGCAAGTGTTATACTCACACGTTTTGCTGCAGTTAAATATCACTGGGGACTTCCTGTTCTACATGGGAATGATGATGAATCTAATTAG